Proteins encoded together in one Carya illinoinensis cultivar Pawnee chromosome 3, C.illinoinensisPawnee_v1, whole genome shotgun sequence window:
- the LOC122303426 gene encoding G-type lectin S-receptor-like serine/threonine-protein kinase LECRK1 isoform X1 has product MPSIKMDMRLNIDKISKEKTQRGEEKRRQNNSEVMATILLLLLFSAIFTADAQQTGQSVIRPGSLLTPTATGTNSSWLSRSGRYAFGFYKQGNGYAVGIFVAGIPQKTVVWTANRDNPPLPADVKLNFTSDGRLVLQSAQADTVIGIVSSTEGAAAASMLNSGNFVLYNSDNRTIIWQSFDHPTDTFLPGQKLTTDEVLFSSRSDTDHSTGIFRLIMQQDGWLSMYPVGTPFELQYGYFGKGKDGEGTDVSLNFDFDGRLYLLNGTGISIVNITMGDPKEGVIYRLRIDPDGRLRHYSHNLDQNGDWKVTLLGPEDVCAPKGLCGINGFCVTNDLKFGCKCLPGFKPVNGDDWTFGCERNFDSKSCKSNEAVSGYNMSVEPNIVWENANYSIMSNSTQYLCEEACLRDCNCEVALYKNGDCWKQRLPLRFGRRQQSDSSVALIKVMSSLSTDPIVPKECKKEIRVDILIIALSLLVFACIVLAVSGIVVYKYRVWANKNISNNEQVSLGEDVAPKSYTYAELEKVTGGFKEELGRGAFGIVYRGAIWNGEKIVAVKRLDKLLAEREREFQTEVKVIGRTHHKNLVRLLGYCHDGPNRLLVYDYMSNGSLADILFKPSKQRPFWDRRVEIARNIAKGILYLHEECEPQIIHCDIKPHNILMDENGCAKLADFGLAKLLKPDQTKTYTNIRGTKGYVAPEWHRNLPVTVKVDVYSFGIVLLEIICCRRNADFDLPEQEAILEEWAYHCFECGELGKLLSDEVVDKKQLERMVKVALWCILDEPSLRPSMKKVLHMLEGTIDIPIPPSPTSFLTTL; this is encoded by the exons ATGCCTTCGATCAAAATGGACATGCGTCTCAATATAGATAAGATATCTAAAGAGAAG ACAcagagaggggaagaaaaacgTAGACAGAATAATTCCGAGGTGATGGCAACCATcttgcttcttcttctcttctcagCAATTTTCACTGCAGACGCTCAACAAACTGGACAGTCCGTTATCAGGCCAGGTTCTTTGTTAACACCTACAGCCACAGGCACCAACTCTTCATGGCTGTCACGTTCTGGTCGATATGCCTTTGGATTCTACAAGCAGGGCAACGGCTATGCTGTCGGGATTTTTGTTGCCGGGATTCCACAGAAGACTGTGGTCTGGACAGCCAACCGAGACAATCCTCCACTTCCCGCTGATGTTAAATTGAACTTCACAAGCGATGGACGGTTGGTTCTACAATCAGCACAAGCTGACACGGTGATCGGGATCGTCAGTAGTACTGAAGGTGCAGCAGCGGCATCGATGTTGAATTCAGGCAACTTTGTTCTCTATAACTCTGATAACAGGACAATAATATGGCAGAGTTTCGACCATCCAACTGACACCTTCTTACCAGGTCAGAAGCTCACGACCGATGAAGTGCTGTTTTCCAGTCGTTCGGACACCGACCACTCAACAGGCATTTTTCGTCTCATAATGCAACAAGATGGATGGCTGTCGATGTACCCGGTTGGAACCCCATTCGAACTTCAATATGGTTATTTTGGAAAAGGTAAAGATGGAGAAGGAACTGATGTTTCgctaaattttgattttgatggtCGCCTCTACTTGCTCAATGGCACCGGCATATCAATAGTGAACATTACAATGGGAGATCCAAAAGAAGGTGTAATCTACCGTTTGAGAATTGACCCTGATGGCAGGTTGCGACATTACTCGCACAATCTGGATCAGAATGGTGATTGGAAAGTCACTTTGTTAGGCCCGGAAGATGTGTGTGCCCCTAAGGGTCTCTGTGGCATCAATGGATTTTGTGTTACAAACGATCTAAAATTTGGTTGCAAATGTCTTCCCGGATTCAAACCTGTTAACGGAGATGATTGGACTTTTGGATGTGAAAGGAATTTTGATTCAAAAAGTTGCAAAAGCAATGAAGCAGTTTCTGGATATAACATGAGTGTAGAGCCTAATATCGTATGGGAAAATGCTAACTATTCTATCATGAGCAATTCAACCCAATACTTGTGTGAAGAAGCATGTTTAAGGGACTGCAACTGTGAAGTTGCATTGTACAAAAACGGAGATTGTTGGAAACAAAGGCTTCCTTTGAGATTTGGAAGAAGACAACAGAGTGACTCTAGCGTAGCCCTCATCAAGGTAATGTCTTCACTCTCTACGGATCCAATTGTGCCAAAAGAATGCAAAAAGGAGATTCGAGTGGACATCCTGATTATTGCCCTTTCTTTGCTTGTATTTGCATGCATTGTCTTGGCAGTTTCTGGAATTGTAGTTTACAAATATCGTGTTTGGGCCAACAAAAACATATCTAACAATGAACAAGTTAGCTTGGGTGAGGATGTTGCTCCAAAATCATATACTTACGCAGAACTTGAGAAAGTGACTGGTGGTTTCAAAGAAGAGCTCGGTAGAGGAGCCTTTGGGATTGTTTATAGAGGGGCAATATGGAATGGCGAGAAGATTGTGGCTGTCAAACGACTGGACAAATTGTTGGCTGAGCGGGAAAGAGAGTTTCAGACGGAGGTGAAAGTTATCGGGAGAACACATCACAAAAATCTAGTCCGGTTACTCGGGTATTGCCATGATGGACCGAATAGGCTTTTGGTGTACGATTACATGAGCAATGGTTCACTTGCAGATATACTCTTCAAGCCATCAAAACAACGACCTTTTTGGGATAGAAGAGTTGAAATTGCTCGCAATATAGCGAAAGGAATTCTCTATCTCCACGAAGAGTGTGAGCCACAGATCATTCACTGCGACATAAAACCACATAACATTCTCATGGATGAGAACGGGTGTGCAAAACTCGCTGATTTCGGATTAGCGAAGTTGTTGAAACCAGACCAAACCAAAACCTATACCAACATAAGAGGCACAAAGGGATATGTCGCACCAGAGTGGCATCGAAATCTGCCCGTGACAGTCAAAGTAGATGTGTATAGCTTTGGAATTGTGCTCTTGGAGATTATTTGTTGTCGAAGGAATGCGGACTTTGATCTTCCCGAGCAAGAAGCAATTCTAGAAGAATGGGCATACCATTGCTTTGAATGTGGTGAGCTGGGAAAACTTTTGAGTGATGAGGTGGTCGACAAGAAACAACTAGAAAGAATGGTTAAGGTAGCACTCTGGTGCATTCTAGATGAGCCGTCACTTCGTCCTTCAATGAAGAAGGTTCTACATATGTTGGAAGGTACTATTGATATTCCAATCCCTCCCAGTCCGACATCTTTTCTCACTACCCTCTAA
- the LOC122304532 gene encoding G-type lectin S-receptor-like serine/threonine-protein kinase LECRK1: MATIWPLLLLFSVISTAEAQQPEQSFFRPGTLLTPRGTNSSWLSRSGLYAFGFYKLQGNGYAVGIFISGIPQKTLVWTANRDNPPLPDDVKLNFTSDGRLVLQTAQGMETGIAGNTEDQPTPFYQVRNSQPISPNQSTGIFRLIMQQDGWLAMYPVGTPFTLEYGYWGAGVSGEGTDVSLNFDADGRLYLLNGTGMSIVNITTGDPTKGVIYRLRIDPDGILRHYSHNMDQNGFWNVTWSGPKDECDPKGLCGINAFCDQDAGCECLPGFKRVNQDDWASGCERNFDSKSCKSNDAVTGYNMEAELHTVWQNDSYSILNSSTQDACGEACLGDCNCEVAQYKDGECRKQRLPLRFGRRQA, translated from the exons ATGGCAACCATCTggcctcttcttcttctcttctcagTAATTTCCACTGCAGAAGCTCAACAACCTGAGCAATCCTTTTTCAGGCCAGGCACTTTGTTAACACCTAGGGGTACCAACTCTTCATGGCTATCACGTTCCGGTCTATATGCCTTTGGGTTCTACAAGCTGCAGGGCAACGGCTATGCTGTTGGAATTTTTATTTCCGGGATTCCACAGAAGACTCTGGTCTGGACAGCCAACAGAGACAATCCTCCACTTCCTGATGATGTTAAATTGAACTTCACAAGCGATGGACGGCTGGTTCTGCAGACGGCACAAGGCATGGAGACGGGGATCGCCGGTAATACCGAAG ACCAACCGACACCTTTTTACCAGGTCAGAAACTCGCAACCGATCAGTCCGAACCAATCAACAGGCATATTTCGTCTCATAATGCAACAAGATGGATGGCTGGCGATGTACCCGGTTGGAACCCCATTCACACTTGAATATGGTTACTGGGGAGCTGGTGTTTCTGGAGAAGGAACTGATGTTTCACTGAATTTTGATGCTGATGGTCGCCTCTATTTGCTCAATGGCACCGGCATGTCAATAGTGAACATTACAACGGGAGATCCAACAAAAGGTGTAATCTACCGTTTGAGAATTGACCCTGACGGGATCTTGCGGCATTACTCGCACAATATGGATCAGAATGGTTTTTGGAATGTTACATGGTCAGGTCCGAAAGACGAGTGTGACCCTAAGGGTCTCTGTGGCATCAATGCATTTTGCGATCAAGATGCTGGTTGTGAATGTCTACCCGGATTCAAACGTGTTAACCAAGACGATTGGGCTTCAGGCTGTGAAAGAAATTTCGATTCTAAAAGTTGCAAAAGCAACGATGCAGTCACTGGATATAACATGGAAGCAGAGCTTCATACCGTATGGCAAAATGATAGCTATTCTATCCTAAATTCTTCAACCCAAGACGCCTGTGGAGAAGCATGTTTGGGGGACTGTAACTGTGAAGTTGCGCAGTACAAAGATGGAGAGTGTAGGAAACAAAGGCTTCCTTTGAGATTTGGAAGAAGACAAGCGTAG
- the LOC122303426 gene encoding G-type lectin S-receptor-like serine/threonine-protein kinase LECRK1 isoform X2: protein MPSIKMDMRLNIDKISKEKRGEEKRRQNNSEVMATILLLLLFSAIFTADAQQTGQSVIRPGSLLTPTATGTNSSWLSRSGRYAFGFYKQGNGYAVGIFVAGIPQKTVVWTANRDNPPLPADVKLNFTSDGRLVLQSAQADTVIGIVSSTEGAAAASMLNSGNFVLYNSDNRTIIWQSFDHPTDTFLPGQKLTTDEVLFSSRSDTDHSTGIFRLIMQQDGWLSMYPVGTPFELQYGYFGKGKDGEGTDVSLNFDFDGRLYLLNGTGISIVNITMGDPKEGVIYRLRIDPDGRLRHYSHNLDQNGDWKVTLLGPEDVCAPKGLCGINGFCVTNDLKFGCKCLPGFKPVNGDDWTFGCERNFDSKSCKSNEAVSGYNMSVEPNIVWENANYSIMSNSTQYLCEEACLRDCNCEVALYKNGDCWKQRLPLRFGRRQQSDSSVALIKVMSSLSTDPIVPKECKKEIRVDILIIALSLLVFACIVLAVSGIVVYKYRVWANKNISNNEQVSLGEDVAPKSYTYAELEKVTGGFKEELGRGAFGIVYRGAIWNGEKIVAVKRLDKLLAEREREFQTEVKVIGRTHHKNLVRLLGYCHDGPNRLLVYDYMSNGSLADILFKPSKQRPFWDRRVEIARNIAKGILYLHEECEPQIIHCDIKPHNILMDENGCAKLADFGLAKLLKPDQTKTYTNIRGTKGYVAPEWHRNLPVTVKVDVYSFGIVLLEIICCRRNADFDLPEQEAILEEWAYHCFECGELGKLLSDEVVDKKQLERMVKVALWCILDEPSLRPSMKKVLHMLEGTIDIPIPPSPTSFLTTL from the exons ATGCCTTCGATCAAAATGGACATGCGTCTCAATATAGATAAGATATCTAAAGAGAAG agaggggaagaaaaacgTAGACAGAATAATTCCGAGGTGATGGCAACCATcttgcttcttcttctcttctcagCAATTTTCACTGCAGACGCTCAACAAACTGGACAGTCCGTTATCAGGCCAGGTTCTTTGTTAACACCTACAGCCACAGGCACCAACTCTTCATGGCTGTCACGTTCTGGTCGATATGCCTTTGGATTCTACAAGCAGGGCAACGGCTATGCTGTCGGGATTTTTGTTGCCGGGATTCCACAGAAGACTGTGGTCTGGACAGCCAACCGAGACAATCCTCCACTTCCCGCTGATGTTAAATTGAACTTCACAAGCGATGGACGGTTGGTTCTACAATCAGCACAAGCTGACACGGTGATCGGGATCGTCAGTAGTACTGAAGGTGCAGCAGCGGCATCGATGTTGAATTCAGGCAACTTTGTTCTCTATAACTCTGATAACAGGACAATAATATGGCAGAGTTTCGACCATCCAACTGACACCTTCTTACCAGGTCAGAAGCTCACGACCGATGAAGTGCTGTTTTCCAGTCGTTCGGACACCGACCACTCAACAGGCATTTTTCGTCTCATAATGCAACAAGATGGATGGCTGTCGATGTACCCGGTTGGAACCCCATTCGAACTTCAATATGGTTATTTTGGAAAAGGTAAAGATGGAGAAGGAACTGATGTTTCgctaaattttgattttgatggtCGCCTCTACTTGCTCAATGGCACCGGCATATCAATAGTGAACATTACAATGGGAGATCCAAAAGAAGGTGTAATCTACCGTTTGAGAATTGACCCTGATGGCAGGTTGCGACATTACTCGCACAATCTGGATCAGAATGGTGATTGGAAAGTCACTTTGTTAGGCCCGGAAGATGTGTGTGCCCCTAAGGGTCTCTGTGGCATCAATGGATTTTGTGTTACAAACGATCTAAAATTTGGTTGCAAATGTCTTCCCGGATTCAAACCTGTTAACGGAGATGATTGGACTTTTGGATGTGAAAGGAATTTTGATTCAAAAAGTTGCAAAAGCAATGAAGCAGTTTCTGGATATAACATGAGTGTAGAGCCTAATATCGTATGGGAAAATGCTAACTATTCTATCATGAGCAATTCAACCCAATACTTGTGTGAAGAAGCATGTTTAAGGGACTGCAACTGTGAAGTTGCATTGTACAAAAACGGAGATTGTTGGAAACAAAGGCTTCCTTTGAGATTTGGAAGAAGACAACAGAGTGACTCTAGCGTAGCCCTCATCAAGGTAATGTCTTCACTCTCTACGGATCCAATTGTGCCAAAAGAATGCAAAAAGGAGATTCGAGTGGACATCCTGATTATTGCCCTTTCTTTGCTTGTATTTGCATGCATTGTCTTGGCAGTTTCTGGAATTGTAGTTTACAAATATCGTGTTTGGGCCAACAAAAACATATCTAACAATGAACAAGTTAGCTTGGGTGAGGATGTTGCTCCAAAATCATATACTTACGCAGAACTTGAGAAAGTGACTGGTGGTTTCAAAGAAGAGCTCGGTAGAGGAGCCTTTGGGATTGTTTATAGAGGGGCAATATGGAATGGCGAGAAGATTGTGGCTGTCAAACGACTGGACAAATTGTTGGCTGAGCGGGAAAGAGAGTTTCAGACGGAGGTGAAAGTTATCGGGAGAACACATCACAAAAATCTAGTCCGGTTACTCGGGTATTGCCATGATGGACCGAATAGGCTTTTGGTGTACGATTACATGAGCAATGGTTCACTTGCAGATATACTCTTCAAGCCATCAAAACAACGACCTTTTTGGGATAGAAGAGTTGAAATTGCTCGCAATATAGCGAAAGGAATTCTCTATCTCCACGAAGAGTGTGAGCCACAGATCATTCACTGCGACATAAAACCACATAACATTCTCATGGATGAGAACGGGTGTGCAAAACTCGCTGATTTCGGATTAGCGAAGTTGTTGAAACCAGACCAAACCAAAACCTATACCAACATAAGAGGCACAAAGGGATATGTCGCACCAGAGTGGCATCGAAATCTGCCCGTGACAGTCAAAGTAGATGTGTATAGCTTTGGAATTGTGCTCTTGGAGATTATTTGTTGTCGAAGGAATGCGGACTTTGATCTTCCCGAGCAAGAAGCAATTCTAGAAGAATGGGCATACCATTGCTTTGAATGTGGTGAGCTGGGAAAACTTTTGAGTGATGAGGTGGTCGACAAGAAACAACTAGAAAGAATGGTTAAGGTAGCACTCTGGTGCATTCTAGATGAGCCGTCACTTCGTCCTTCAATGAAGAAGGTTCTACATATGTTGGAAGGTACTATTGATATTCCAATCCCTCCCAGTCCGACATCTTTTCTCACTACCCTCTAA
- the LOC122303426 gene encoding G-type lectin S-receptor-like serine/threonine-protein kinase LECRK1 isoform X3 translates to MATILLLLLFSAIFTADAQQTGQSVIRPGSLLTPTATGTNSSWLSRSGRYAFGFYKQGNGYAVGIFVAGIPQKTVVWTANRDNPPLPADVKLNFTSDGRLVLQSAQADTVIGIVSSTEGAAAASMLNSGNFVLYNSDNRTIIWQSFDHPTDTFLPGQKLTTDEVLFSSRSDTDHSTGIFRLIMQQDGWLSMYPVGTPFELQYGYFGKGKDGEGTDVSLNFDFDGRLYLLNGTGISIVNITMGDPKEGVIYRLRIDPDGRLRHYSHNLDQNGDWKVTLLGPEDVCAPKGLCGINGFCVTNDLKFGCKCLPGFKPVNGDDWTFGCERNFDSKSCKSNEAVSGYNMSVEPNIVWENANYSIMSNSTQYLCEEACLRDCNCEVALYKNGDCWKQRLPLRFGRRQQSDSSVALIKVMSSLSTDPIVPKECKKEIRVDILIIALSLLVFACIVLAVSGIVVYKYRVWANKNISNNEQVSLGEDVAPKSYTYAELEKVTGGFKEELGRGAFGIVYRGAIWNGEKIVAVKRLDKLLAEREREFQTEVKVIGRTHHKNLVRLLGYCHDGPNRLLVYDYMSNGSLADILFKPSKQRPFWDRRVEIARNIAKGILYLHEECEPQIIHCDIKPHNILMDENGCAKLADFGLAKLLKPDQTKTYTNIRGTKGYVAPEWHRNLPVTVKVDVYSFGIVLLEIICCRRNADFDLPEQEAILEEWAYHCFECGELGKLLSDEVVDKKQLERMVKVALWCILDEPSLRPSMKKVLHMLEGTIDIPIPPSPTSFLTTL, encoded by the coding sequence ATGGCAACCATcttgcttcttcttctcttctcagCAATTTTCACTGCAGACGCTCAACAAACTGGACAGTCCGTTATCAGGCCAGGTTCTTTGTTAACACCTACAGCCACAGGCACCAACTCTTCATGGCTGTCACGTTCTGGTCGATATGCCTTTGGATTCTACAAGCAGGGCAACGGCTATGCTGTCGGGATTTTTGTTGCCGGGATTCCACAGAAGACTGTGGTCTGGACAGCCAACCGAGACAATCCTCCACTTCCCGCTGATGTTAAATTGAACTTCACAAGCGATGGACGGTTGGTTCTACAATCAGCACAAGCTGACACGGTGATCGGGATCGTCAGTAGTACTGAAGGTGCAGCAGCGGCATCGATGTTGAATTCAGGCAACTTTGTTCTCTATAACTCTGATAACAGGACAATAATATGGCAGAGTTTCGACCATCCAACTGACACCTTCTTACCAGGTCAGAAGCTCACGACCGATGAAGTGCTGTTTTCCAGTCGTTCGGACACCGACCACTCAACAGGCATTTTTCGTCTCATAATGCAACAAGATGGATGGCTGTCGATGTACCCGGTTGGAACCCCATTCGAACTTCAATATGGTTATTTTGGAAAAGGTAAAGATGGAGAAGGAACTGATGTTTCgctaaattttgattttgatggtCGCCTCTACTTGCTCAATGGCACCGGCATATCAATAGTGAACATTACAATGGGAGATCCAAAAGAAGGTGTAATCTACCGTTTGAGAATTGACCCTGATGGCAGGTTGCGACATTACTCGCACAATCTGGATCAGAATGGTGATTGGAAAGTCACTTTGTTAGGCCCGGAAGATGTGTGTGCCCCTAAGGGTCTCTGTGGCATCAATGGATTTTGTGTTACAAACGATCTAAAATTTGGTTGCAAATGTCTTCCCGGATTCAAACCTGTTAACGGAGATGATTGGACTTTTGGATGTGAAAGGAATTTTGATTCAAAAAGTTGCAAAAGCAATGAAGCAGTTTCTGGATATAACATGAGTGTAGAGCCTAATATCGTATGGGAAAATGCTAACTATTCTATCATGAGCAATTCAACCCAATACTTGTGTGAAGAAGCATGTTTAAGGGACTGCAACTGTGAAGTTGCATTGTACAAAAACGGAGATTGTTGGAAACAAAGGCTTCCTTTGAGATTTGGAAGAAGACAACAGAGTGACTCTAGCGTAGCCCTCATCAAGGTAATGTCTTCACTCTCTACGGATCCAATTGTGCCAAAAGAATGCAAAAAGGAGATTCGAGTGGACATCCTGATTATTGCCCTTTCTTTGCTTGTATTTGCATGCATTGTCTTGGCAGTTTCTGGAATTGTAGTTTACAAATATCGTGTTTGGGCCAACAAAAACATATCTAACAATGAACAAGTTAGCTTGGGTGAGGATGTTGCTCCAAAATCATATACTTACGCAGAACTTGAGAAAGTGACTGGTGGTTTCAAAGAAGAGCTCGGTAGAGGAGCCTTTGGGATTGTTTATAGAGGGGCAATATGGAATGGCGAGAAGATTGTGGCTGTCAAACGACTGGACAAATTGTTGGCTGAGCGGGAAAGAGAGTTTCAGACGGAGGTGAAAGTTATCGGGAGAACACATCACAAAAATCTAGTCCGGTTACTCGGGTATTGCCATGATGGACCGAATAGGCTTTTGGTGTACGATTACATGAGCAATGGTTCACTTGCAGATATACTCTTCAAGCCATCAAAACAACGACCTTTTTGGGATAGAAGAGTTGAAATTGCTCGCAATATAGCGAAAGGAATTCTCTATCTCCACGAAGAGTGTGAGCCACAGATCATTCACTGCGACATAAAACCACATAACATTCTCATGGATGAGAACGGGTGTGCAAAACTCGCTGATTTCGGATTAGCGAAGTTGTTGAAACCAGACCAAACCAAAACCTATACCAACATAAGAGGCACAAAGGGATATGTCGCACCAGAGTGGCATCGAAATCTGCCCGTGACAGTCAAAGTAGATGTGTATAGCTTTGGAATTGTGCTCTTGGAGATTATTTGTTGTCGAAGGAATGCGGACTTTGATCTTCCCGAGCAAGAAGCAATTCTAGAAGAATGGGCATACCATTGCTTTGAATGTGGTGAGCTGGGAAAACTTTTGAGTGATGAGGTGGTCGACAAGAAACAACTAGAAAGAATGGTTAAGGTAGCACTCTGGTGCATTCTAGATGAGCCGTCACTTCGTCCTTCAATGAAGAAGGTTCTACATATGTTGGAAGGTACTATTGATATTCCAATCCCTCCCAGTCCGACATCTTTTCTCACTACCCTCTAA